The following are from one region of the Aspergillus chevalieri M1 DNA, chromosome 1, nearly complete sequence genome:
- a CDS encoding tRNA-specific adenosine deaminase (BUSCO:EOG09263CG2;~COG:A;~EggNog:ENOG410PICF;~InterPro:IPR002466,IPR042935;~PFAM:PF02137;~go_function: GO:0003723 - RNA binding [Evidence IEA];~go_function: GO:0004000 - adenosine deaminase activity [Evidence IEA];~go_function: GO:0008251 - tRNA-specific adenosine deaminase activity [Evidence IEA];~go_process: GO:0002100 - tRNA wobble adenosine to inosine editing [Evidence IEA];~go_process: GO:0006396 - RNA processing [Evidence IEA]): MDSETLPSRIAKLVHEHFDALPARSKPTIHPDGSREWIPMTGIVIVKGENTLSERLLCVAVTTGAKCLSASQIPQCRGLVLHDCHAEILAIRAFNYWLLNESRGVLAQQPSPYVRNRQHSDSENGDWPPLELHPDIKIYMYCTCAPCGDASMELCMAAQEDPTPWELPPPAPAPATTPASTNADKDDTTKEASLIGRAHFQLLGVVRRKPARMDAESTRSKSCSDKLALRQVSSLLSCETSLLVAPTANVYLAGVICPEEEISRVACERAFGGDGRMKALNGRAWPETNTIDQDDGDQRHGYRFHPFKILSIPSGQIDTLYPFRKPSPCPSDDKPSKPKTKPGNVSAIWTIAPSHASTLPDHNPKSLPKLCGSNTGLYETLINGVKQGNRASAPLARGASALSRARLWQLVKDVIEQSRGLEGNKWETVLKASTYDELKSVSEEMEGLAKVRGHVIQDARKVLKGWVPNSGDEEWGLDVLIDPKKQKRSH; this comes from the exons ATGGATTCAGAGACATTACCATCTCGAATAGCAAAGCTAGTCCATGAGCATTTCGATGCTCTCCCCGCGCGCAGCAAACCAACTATCCACCCGGATGGATCGCGAGAATGGATCCCGATGACCGGAATAGTCATCGTAAAAG GAGAAAACACGCTATCAGAAAGATTACTCTGTGTGGCCGTCAC AACCGGCGCAAAATGCCTATCCGCATCTCAAATCCCTCAATGCAGAGGCTTAGTCCTCCATGACTGCCACGCGGAGATACTAGCTATCCGCGCATTCAACTACTGGCTTCTAAACGAATCCCGCGGTGTGTTGGCTCAACAGCCATCGCCATACGTCCGTAATCGCCAACACAGCGATAGTGAAAATGGCGATTGGCCACCCCTAGAACTCCACCCCGACATCAAAATCTACATGTACTGCACCTGCGCCCCCTGCGGCGACGCAAGCATGGAACTCTGCATGGCGGCACAGGAGGATCCCACGCCGTGGGAACTTCCACCACcggcaccagcaccagcaactACACCAGCATCAACCAATGCAGACAAAGACGATACCACCAAGGAGGCATCACTCATCGGTCGCGCCCACTTCCAACTCCTAGGCGTTGTCCGCCGCAAGCCCGCGCGCATGGACGCAGAGTCTACACGCAGCAAATCGTGTTCTGATAAATTGGCGCTGAGGCAGGTATCCTCGTTACTGTCCTGTGAGACAAGTTTGCTTGTTGCGCCGACGGCAAATGTCTACCTCGCTGGTGTGATTTGCCCCGAGGAAGAGATTAGTCGGGTTGCATGCGAGAGGGCGTTTGGGGGCGATGGAAGGATGAAGGCGCTTAATGGACGGGCGTGGCCGGAGACCAATACTATCGACCAGGATGATGGCGACCAGAGACATGGATACCGTTTCCATCCTTTCAAGATTCTCTCAATTCCCAGTGGCCAAATAGACACACTCTACCCATTTCGGAAACCATCCCCATGTCCGTCAGACGATAAGCCAAGTAAACCAAAAACAAAACCAGGAAATGTATCAGCTATCTGGACAATCGCACCATCGCACGCTTCCACCTTACCGGATCATAACCCCAAATCGCTACCGAAATTGTGCGGGTCGAATACGGGGCTGTATGAGACGTTGATTAATGGTGTGAAGCAGGGGAATCGGGCGTCGGCGCCGTTGGCAAGGGGGGCGAGTGCGTTGTCGAGAGCGAGGTTGTGGCAGTTGGTTAAGGATGTTATCGAGCAGAGTCGCGGTCTGGAAGGCAATAAGTGGGAGACTGTGCTTAAGGCGTCTACTTATGATGAGCTCAAGAGTGTATCGGAAGAAATGGAGGGCTTGGCGAAGGTACGAGGACACGTTATTCAAGACGCCAGGAAGGTGTTGAAAGGATGGGTGCCGAATTCGGGAGACGAGGAATGGGGATTAGATGTCTTGATTGATcccaagaagcagaagcgtTCGCATTAA
- a CDS encoding splicing factor 3B subunit 5 family protein (COG:A;~EggNog:ENOG410PR7A;~InterPro:IPR017089,IPR009846;~PFAM:PF07189;~go_process: GO:0000398 - mRNA splicing, via spliceosome [Evidence IEA]) has translation MADKLRTMQNLEAMQARYVGTGHADTTKYDWTSNIVRDSYASYIGHPPLLSYMAVGMGESKEKVRAQMIEKMVRGAGNPPETQE, from the exons ATGGCCGACAAACTCCGTACGATGCAAAACCTGGAGGCCATGCAGGCCCGCTACGTCGGCACCGGCCACGCCGACACCACCAAGTACGACTGGACCTCAAACATCGTCCGCGACAGCTACGCGTCGTATATCGGGCACCCGCCGCTGCTGTCATATATGGCTGTGGGTATGGGTGAGTCGAAGGAGAAGGTGCGCGCACAGATGATTGAAAAGATGGTTAGGGGGGCTGGGAATCCGCCTGAG ACGCAGGAATAA